Genomic window (Bacillus vallismortis):
TGTAAAGGATGAGCTCGGCCATGAAGCGGAATACGTCTGGCATGAGGAAACAAGCCTTGACGGCTTCGATGGCGTATTAATTCCGGGAGGATTTTCTTACGGCGATTATTTGAGATGCGGGGCTATTGCCCGATTTGCGAATATTATGCCAGCTGTCAAACAGGCGGCGGCTGAAGGAAAACCAGTTCTCGGCGTCTGCAACGGATTTCAAATTTTACAAGAGCTTGGCCTTCTGCCAGGCGCAATGAGACGCAACAAAGATTTGAAGTTCATTTGCCGGCCTGCTGAATTAATTGTTCAGAACGACGAAACATTATTCACATCTTCCTACGAAAAGGGCCAATCGATTACAATCCCGGTTGCTCATGGTGAAGGGAACTTCTACTGTGATGACGACACACTTGCTTCATTGAAAGAAAACAACCAAATTGCTTTCACATACGGCTCCGATATTAACGGAAGTGTCAGCGGCATTGCCGGTGTCGTGAATGAGAAAGGCAACGTATTAGGCATGATGCCTCACCCTGAGCGCGCGGTCGATGAACTGCTTGGAAGCGCCGACGGTCTTAAATTATTTCAGTCTATCGTGAAAAATTGGAGGGAAACTCATGTCACTACTGCTTGAACCAAGTAAAGAACAAATAAAAGAAGAGAAAATGTATCAGCAAATGGGTGTCAGTGATGATGAGTTTGCATTGATTGAATCCATTCTTGGCAGATTGCCGAACTACACAGAAATCGGAATTTTTTCTGTCATGTGGTCAGAGCATTGCAGCTACAAAAACTCTAAGCCGATTCTGCGTAAATTCCCGACAAGCGGCGAGCGTGTGCTGCAAGGTCCGGGGGAAGGCGCCGGAATCGTTGATATCGGTGACAACCAAGCGGTTGTGTTCAAAATTGAATCACATAACCACCCATCAGCTCTCGAGCCTTATCAAGGTGCTGCGACTGGCGTAGGCGGCATTATCCGTGACGTATTCTCAATGGGTGCCCGTCCAATCGCTGTATTGAACTCTCTTCGATTTGGTGAACTGACTTCACCGCGTGTGAAGTACTTGTTTGAAGAAGTAGTAGCGGGTATCGCGGGATACGGCAACTGTATCGGCATCCCGACAGTCGGCGGAGAAGTGCAGTTTGACAGCAGCTATGAAGGAAATCCGCTCGTTAACGCAATGTGCGTCGGTTTAATTAATCATGAAGACATTAAAAAAGGCCAGGCGAAGGGTGTCGGCAACACAGTGATGTACGTAGGAGCGAAAACAGGGCGTGACGGAATCCACGGCGCTACGTTTGCTTCGGAAGAAATGTCTGATTCGTCTGAAGACAAGCGCTCTGCCGTTCAAGTCGGCGATCCGTTTATGGAAAAGCTTTTGCTTGAAGCATGTCTGGAAGTCATCCAATGTGATGCGTTAGTCGGCATTCAGGATATGGGAGCTGCCGGTTTAACAAGCTCAAGCGCGGAAATGGCAAGTAAAGCCGGCTCTGGCATTGAGATGAATCTTGACCTGATTCCTCAGCGTGAAACAGGTATGACTGCATATGAAATGATGCTTTCTGAATCACAGGAGCGGATGCTTTTGGTCATCGAGCGCGGACGTGAGCAGGAGATCATCGATATTTTTGACAAGTACGATCTTGAAGCGGTTTCTGTCGGACGTGTAACAGATGATAAGATGCTTCGCCTCACACACAAAGGTGAGATTGTGTGCGAGCTGCCCGTTGATGCCTTGGCAGAAGAAGCGCCGGTTTACCATAAGCCTTCTCAAGAGCCTGCTTACTACCGCGAGTTTTTAGAGACGGATGTTCCGGCTCCGCAAATTGAAAATGCGAATGAAACACTGAAGGCACTCCTGCAGCAGCCGACGATCGCAAGCAAAGAGTGGGTTTACGATCAATATGACTACATGGTGCGGACGAACACAGTTGTCGCTCCTGGATCTGACGCAGGTGTTCTCAGAATCCGCGGAACGAAAAAGGCGCTGGCGATGACGACAGACTGTAACGCGCGTTATCTCTATCTTGATCCTGAAGTCGGCGGAAAAATTGCTGTCGCTGAAGCGGCGCGCAACATCATTTGCTCGGGCGCAGAGCCGCTTGCGGTCACAGATAACCTTAACTTCGGAAACCCGGAGAAACCGGAAATCTTCTGGCAGATCGAAAAAGCGGCTGACGGCATCAGCGAGGCGTGCAATGTTCTCAGCACACCGGTTATCGGCGGAAACGTATCGCTTTACAACGAATCAAACGGCACGGCGATTTACCCGACACCTGTTATCGGCATGGTCGGCTTAATTGAAGATACAGCCCACATTACAACACAGCATTTCAAACAAGCGGGTGATCTCGTCTACGTGATCGGTGAAACAAAACCTGAGTTTGCGGGAAGCGAGCTGCAAAAAATGACAGAAGGCAGCATTTACGGAAAAGCGCCGCAAATCGATCTTGATGTAGAGCTGTCACGCCAAAAAGCATTGCTTGACGCGATTAAAAAAGGCTTTGTTCAATCCGCGCATGATGTGTCTGAAGGCGGCTTAGGCGTAGCGATTGCAGAAAGTGTCATGACGACGGAAAACCTTGGCGCGAACGTGACTGTAGAAGGGGAAGCGGCGTTATTATTCTCTGAATCTCAATCCCGCTTTGTCGTTTCTGTGAAAAAAGAACATCAAGCAGCGTTTGAAGCGACTGTAAAAGATGCCGTTCATATCGGTGAGGTAACAGCGGACGGACTTCTGGCGATTCAAAACCAAGACGGACAACAATTGATTCATGCGCAAACGAATGATCTTGAACGCGCATGGAAAGGAGCTATCCCATGCTTGCTGAAATCAAAGGCTTAAATGAAGAGTGCGGCGTATTTGGGATTTGGGGACATGAAGAAGCTCCGCAAATCACGTATTACGGTCTCCACAGCCTCCAGCACCGAGGACAGGAGGGCGCTGGCATTGTGGCGACAGACGGTGAAAAACTGACGGCGCACAAAGGCCAAGGGCTGATCACGGAAGTATTTCAAAATGGCGAGCTCAGCAAAGTAAAAGGAAAAGGCGCAATCGGGCACGTTCGGTACGCAACGGCTGGAGGCGGCGGATACGAAAATGTTCAGCCGCTCCTCTTCCGTTCCCAAAACAACGGCAGCCTGGCGCTTGCCCATAACGGAAACCTAGTCAATGCCACTCAGCTGAAGCAGCAGCTCGAAAATCAAGGGAGTATCTTTCAGACCTCTTCGGACACAGAGGTTTTGGCTCACCTGATCAAAAGAAGCGGTCACTTCACGCTGAAGGATCAAATGAAAAACTCGCTTTCCATGCTGAAAGGGGCCTACGCATTCCTGATCATGACCGAAACAGAAATGATCGTCGCGCTCGACCCGAACGGGCTCAGACCGCTGTCAATCGGCATGATGGGCGACGCTTATGTGGTCGCATCAGAAACGTGCGCATTTGATGTGGTCGGCGCGACGTACCTTCGTGAGGTAGAACCGGGCGAAATGCTGATCATCAATGATGAAGGCATGAAATCAGAGCGTTTTTCCATGAATATCAACCGTTCCATTTGCAGCATGGAGTACATTTATTTCTCAAGGCCGGACAGCAATATTGAAGGGATTAACGTGCACAGTGCGCGTAAAAACCTTGGGAAAATGCTTGCTCAGGAATCCGCAGTTGAAGCCGATGTCGTAACAGGGGTTCCGGATTCCAGTATTTCAGCGGCGATCGGCTATGCAGAAGCAACAGGCATCCCGTACGAGCTCGGCTTAATCAAAAACCGTTATGTCGGCAGAACGTTTATTCAGCCGTCTCAGGCTCTTCGTGAGCAAGGCGTCAGAATGAAGCTTTCTGCTGTGCGCGGGGTTGTGGAAGGCAAACGAGTCGTTATGGTAGATGACTCGATCGTGCGCGGAACAACAAGCCGCCGGATTGTCACGATGCTCAGAGAAGCGGGTGCGACAGAAGTGCATGTGAAAATCAGTTCACCGCCGATCGCTCATCCGTGCTTTTACGGCATTGATACTTCCACTCACGAAGAACTGATCGCGTCTTCCCATTCAGTTGAAGAAATCCGTCAGGAAATCGGAGCCGACACTCTCTCATTTTTGAGTGTGGAAGGGCTGCTGAAAGGCATCGGCAGAAAATACGATGACTCTAATTGCGGACAGTGTCTCGCTTGCTTTACAGGAAAATATCCGACTGAAATTTACCAGGATACAGTGCTTCCTCATGTAAAAGAAGCGGTATTAACCAAATAAACCTTGAAAATGACATAAAGGCAGCGCAGTTCGGCTGCCTTCTCTTTCTGCCCTCGTTCGGGGGAGATATTTTGAAAAAGCGCCTAAAGGAGTGAATAGGATGTCTGAAGCATATAAAAACGCAGGGGTTGACATCGAAGCCGGATATGAAGCTGTAAAACGAATGAAAAAACATGTGGAGCGTACAAAACGGCTTGGCGTTATGGGCAGCCTTGGCGGTTTTGGCGGCATGTTTGACCTGTCTGAGCTTTCTTATCAAAAACCGGTTTTAATTTCGGGAACAGATGGTGTCGGCACAAAATTAAAGCTCGCTTTTTCTATGGATAAGCATGACACGATTGGCGTGGACGCTGTTGCGATGTGTGTCAATGACGTGCTGGCACAAGGTGCAGAGCCGCTATTTTTCCTTGATTATTTAGCGGTCGGCAAAGCGGATCCTGTGAAAATTGAGCAAATCGTACAAGGTGTGGCGGACGGCTGTGAGCAGTCAGGTTCAGCCTTAGTCGGCGGCGAAACAGCTGAAATGCCGGGACTATATACAGCTGATGAATACGATATTGCCGGTTTCTCAGTCGGAGTGGTTGAAAAGGACGAAATCGTGACTGGTGAAAACATCGAGGAGGGCCATCTATTGATCGGCCTCAGCTCCAGCGGCCTTCACAGCAACGGATTTTCCCTTGTCAGAAAAGTGCTTCTAGATGATGCGGAGCTGGATCTTGATAAAACATACGAACCGTTTGACCGCCGACTTGGCGAGGAGCTGCTTGAACCGACAAGAATTTACGTGAAGCCTGTGCTCGCCGCGGTGAAGAGTGGAAAAGTCGACGGCATGGCGCACGTGACAGGCGGAGGATTCATCGAAAATATCCCGCGCATGCTTCCAGAAGGCTTAAGCGCGGAAATCGATCACGGCTCATGGCCGATCCCGCCGATTTTCTCTTTCCTGCAAGAGTACGGCAAGCTGAAGGAAGAAGACATGTTCAACGTCTTTAATATGGGCATCGGCTTTGTTTTGGCAGTCAAAGAAGAGCATCTGACAGATGTGATCGAAACGCTTGAAAGCCATGGCGAAAAAGCCTATTTGATCGGGCGTGTGAAACAAGGCGAAGGCGTCACATTCGGCGGTGCGGCACTTTCATGAAAAAAATTGCGGTATTTGCATCCGGAAACGGTTCAAACTTCGAAGCCATCGTCACTTGTTTGAAAGAGGAGAACTGGGATGCGTCCGTATCGCTTCTCGTTTGCGACAAACCGCAGGCGAAAGTCATCGAACGGGCGGAAACGTTCCATATTCCATCCTTTGCATTTGAACCGAAGTCTTATGAAAACAAGGCCGCATTTGAACGGGCCATTATTGAACAGCTTCACCTTCATAACGTTGAATTGATCGTTCTCGCCGGCTATATGAGGCTGATCGGTGACACGCTGCTTCAGGCTTACGGAGGAAAAATCATTAACATTCACCCGTCGCTTCTTCCGGCGTTCCCCGGAATCGACGCAGTCGGGCAGGCGTACCGCGCGGGTGTGAAGGTTGCCGGAATCACCGTGCATTATGTCGATGAAGGAATGGATACAGGCCCGATCATCGCTCAAAAGGCAATCGAAATTAACGAACATGATACATTGGAAACAATCGAACAGCGGATTCACAAACTTGAGCATAAATGGTATCCCATTGTGATTAAACAGCTATTAGAATTAAATAACAGAGGTGAAAAGGCATGACCATTAAACGTGCATTAATCAGTGTTTCAGATAAAACAAATCTCGTTCCTTTCGTAAAAGAACTGACAGAGCTTGGCGTTGAAGTCATTTCAACAGGCGGAACGAAAAGGCTTCTTCAAGAAAACGGTGTGAATGTCATCGGAATTTCTGAAGTGACAGGCTTTCCTGAAATTATGGACGGACGGCTTAAAACACTTCATCCGAATATTCATGGCGGCCTTCTGGCGGTTCGCGGCAATGAAGAGCATATGGCGCAGATCAATGAACATGGGATTCAGCCGATTGACCTCGTTGTCGTCAACCTCTATCCATTTAAAGAAACGATTTCTAAAGCAGATGTCACATATGAAGAAGCGATCGAAAATATCGACATCGGCGGCCCGGGCATGCTGCGTGCGGCATCAAAAAACCATCAGGATGTAACGGTTATCGTCGATCCGACGGATTACAGCCCAGTGCTGAATCAAATCAAAGAAGAAGGCGGCGTATCACTTCAGAAAAAACGCGAGCTGGCGGCAAAAGTATTCCGTCATACTGCGGCGTATGATGCACTGATCGCTGACTATCTGACAGATGTTGTCGGTGAAAAAGAACCAGAGCAATTCACTGTGACATTTGAGAAAAAACAATCACTTCGCTACGGAGAAAACCCGCATCAGGAAGCGACATTCTATCAAACAGCTCTTCCTGTCAAAGGCTCCATTGCGCAAGCAGAACAGCTTCACGGAAAAGAGCTTTCTTACAACAACATTAAAGACGCGGACGCGGCAGTTCAAATCGTTCGCGAATTCACTGAGCCGGCTGCGGTTGCCGTCAAGCATATGAATCCGTGCGGCGTAGGAACTGGAAAAACGATCGCAGAAGCGTTTGACAGAGCGTTTGAAGCGGATAAAACTTCGATCTTCGGCGGCATTATCGCCCTGAACCGCGAAGTGGACAAGGCAACTGCCGAAGCGCTTCACAACATTTTCTTAGAAATCATCATTGCGCCTTCATTCAGCCAAGAAGCGCTTGACATCCTGACTGCGAAGAAAAATCTTCGTCTGCTGACACTTGATATGACAGCTGCTGCTCAAAAGGAAAAACAGCTGACATCTGTTCAAGGCGGACTGCTGATTCAAGATTTGGATATGCACGGCTTTGATGATGCTGAGATCAGCGTTCCGACAAAAAGAGAGCCGAACGAGCAAGAGTGGGAAGACTTGAAGCTTGCTTGGAAAGTCGTGAAGCATGTGAAATCAAATGCGATCGTTCTCGCGAAGGACAACATGACAGTCGGCGTGGGAGCAGGCCAAATGAACCGTGTCGGATCAGCAAAAATCGCCATTGAGCAAGCAGGTGAAAAAGCGAAAGGCAGCGCGCTCGGTTCTGATGCATATTTCCCAATGCCGGATACTGTCGAAGAAGCGGCAAAAGCGGGCGTTACGGCCATCATTCAGCCAGGCGGATCGATCCGTGATGAGGATTCCATCAAAAAAGCAGATGAGTACGGCATTGCCATGGTATTCACTGGCATTAGACACTTCAAACATTAAGGGGATGAAAACGACGTGAATGTATTCATTATCGGTAAAGGCGGAAGAGAACATACGATGGCATGGAAGGCGGCGCAAAGCAGTCTCGTAGAGAACGTATTTGCAGCTCCAGGAAATGACGGTATGGCTGATTCCGCACAGCTTGTAAACATTGAGGAAAGCGATCACGCCGGGCTTGTCTCGTTTGCAAAAGAAAATCAGGTCGGCCTGACCATTGTTGGCCCCGAGGTTCCTTTAATTGAAGGTCTGGTGGATGAATTCGAAAAGGCCGGTCTGCGTGTGTTCGGCCCGTCAAAAGCCGCTGCGATCATCGAAGGCAGCAAACAGTTCGCTAAGGATTTAATGAAGAAATACGATATTCCGACTGCAGAATATGACACGTTCACATCCTTTGAAGAGGCAAAGGCATATGTGCAGGAAAAAGGCGCTCCGATTGTCATAAAAGCAGATGGACTTGCGGCTGGAAAAGGCGTAACCGTTGCTATGACAGAGGAAGAAGCGATTGCATGTCTGCATGATTTTCTTGAGGATGAAAAATTCGGTGATGCGAGCGCGTCTGTTGTCATTGAAGAATTTCTTTCCGGCGAAGAATTTTCTCTGATGGCATTCGTCAAAGGAGAAAAGGTGTATCCAATGGTGATTGCCCAAGATCACAAGCGGGCGTTTGATGGAGACAAAGGCCCGAATACGGGCGGAATGGGCGCTTACTCTCCAGTTCCGCAAATTTCAGAAGAAACCGTCCGCCATGCGGTGGAAACGATCGTCAAGCCGACTGCAAAAGCAATGGTACAAGAAGGCCGTTCCTTCACTGGCGTTTTGTACGCGGGATTGATGCTCACTGAAAACGGCTCAAAGGTCATCGAATTTAATGCCCGTTTTGGCGACCCGGAAACACAGGTCGTGCTTCCGCGCATGGAATCTGATCTGGTACAGGTGCTTCTTGATCTTTTAGAAGATAAAGAAGTCGACTTGAAATGGAAGGATACCGCGGCAGTGAGTGTGGTGCTTGCTTCAGAAGGGTACCCGGAAAGCTATGCAAAGGGCACGCCGATTGGCAACCTTGCAGCGGAAACTGATCAGGTTGTGGTCTTTCATGCCGGAACGAAAGCAGAAGGCGGAGAGTTCGTCACAAACGGAGGCCGCGTCGCCAATGTGACGGCTTTTGATGACACGTTTGAAGCGGCGAGAGACCGAGTGTACAAAGCCGTTGATGAGATCATCAAGCCGGGACTCTTTTTCAGAAAAGACATTGGGGCACGCGCTTTAAAGGCTGCCCAAAAATAAAGTGAAGAAAACCCGCAGAGGTTGAACTGCGGGTTTTTTGTTATGCAAAAGCGGGGTGGTGTGCGGAAGAAGAAAGCACAACCAGCGTGGTTGGTTTTCCGTGGACCATCGAGGCGTCAATAAAATCTTCAAGCGTATGTACCGATTCTGTCACCACTTTTGTCACATAACTGTACATGCCTGTAATGCGGTGGTTTTCTGTCACATCCGGATGCGCTGTGGCAAAGGCGGCGTAGTGTTTGCAGCTTTTCGGTTCCATCAGGATAAAAGCGGTAACATGCTTGTTTAGTTTTTCATAACAGATATTCGCGCTGTAGCCGGTAATCACTCCTTTGTCTTCCAGCTTCCTGACACGTTCCGCCGCGCTTGGAGAGCTGAGTCCAACAAGCTTTCCCAGCTCAACCATCGTTAATCTGCCATTTCGCTGCAAATGCGAGAGGATGTGAAGGTCTGTTTCGTCCATTTGTCTGGCTCCTTTACATGTTTAAGAGAATTCGTGAAAATTCCTTTTATCATAAGGTGATGCTGTCGATTTAACTTAATTGTAGCATATGGATGCCGTCTTATTTTTCCTATAATAAAGCCATCAACGGGAGAGGAGGCATCATGTTGCCAGAATTGCAGCGTTCGATCACTTGGATACAAGGGACGGCATTAACGATTGGGGCCGTTTTAGGCTGCGGGATATTAATTCTGCCGTCTGTCACAGCTGACGCAGCCGGTCCTGCTTCTTTATTTGTTTGGGTGTTCATGTCTTTCTTATCATTTCTTCTTGTCGGCACGCTGGCCCGGCTTGTGAAAATAGCGCCCAGCGCCGGAGGAATCACGGCTTATGTGCAGTTGGCTTTTCAGAAAAAAGCCGGAGCGGTTTTGGGCTGGATCATGTTAGGGTCCGTTCCAATCGGTGTTCCTGTCATCGCTTTGACTGGCGCGCATTACGTCAGTTACGTCACAGATGCTTCGGATTGGCAGATTACATTGATTGCAGGTTGTATGTTGGGTGTCTCCATTTTGCTTCATATAAAAGGCATTCAACTATCCGCTAATATCAGTACACTCGTTATTTGTGTCATCGTAATTCTGCTTGTCACTTCGATTGCCGTGTCATTTCCTCACGTCAAAGCAGCAGAATTCAAGCCGTTTCTTCCGCATGGCTGGTCTGCCGCAGGATCTGTTTCTGTAATGATTTTTTTCTCTTTTGTAGGCTGGGAAATGATTACACCATTGGCTGAAGAGTTTACACATCCTGAAAAAGATGTCCCGCTCAGCTTGTTTTTAGCGGCAACTTGTGTGGCAGGGCTGTATATCATGCTGTCGTTTGTGACGATAGGTACTCATTCATACGGAGTGAATGGAGAAATCGCATCACTTGCCATGCTCATATCAAAAGGAGTCGGTGAAGGCGGAGTATATGTAACGGTGTGTTTAGCACTGTTTATCACATTCGCCACCATTCATGCTAATATTGCGGGTTTTTCCAGAATGGTGTACGCATTGGCGAGAGAGGGGCACATTCCCGTATATTTCGGGAAACTCAGTGAGACAAAACTTACGCCTATCCGTGTATTAACAGCGCTGGCCGCAGTGTTTGGCTTCGTGCTTGCGGCATATGGCCTTTTTAAAACCGATTTAACAACACTGTTAAAAGGGCCGAGTGCGGCATTCATCGCATCATACATATGTACAATGGCGGCAGCGCTAAAACTGTTGAGCTGGAGAGATTCAGGCTGGTGGATGGCGTTAGGGGCTTTTGCGGCGTGCGCAGTGATTTACTCATTCAGCGGCTGGGCAGTCCTTTATCCAGCAGCACTGGCAGCCGCAGGGTATCTCTATATGAAGACAAAGAAATGTCATGAGAAAAAGCCTGATCACGTTTCGCTTTTTTTGTTCATCTGTCTTGATGCTCTTGTTCGTTATGACCGGAAGCGCTGTTTTGAAGCATGTAGGTCACAGGGCAGAAGCGCAGGATTCCCGATCCTGCTTTCATGGCCCCCATAAAGATGTAAAAGAGGTGCATTCTGCACCAAGGCTTTTTCGTAAACTTTGCGCTGGCGGCTGACATAATCGTCAGTCCGCAGGCGATTCTGAAGACGGCATTGATGAGACTGATGTTTGGCTTCATGGAAATCCGCTCCTTTTTAATTAAAAAAGTTTTTTAATTGAACCTTCAAAAATTTGTAACGTTTTTATCATGCGTGATGAGGAAGGATGTGATAACATGAGTCTAATACATGTAAAGGAGAGTATGTGAATGTCCGAACGCACCTTTAACTGGAAAAACAAAGACATCAGGGCACAGGTTGATGTTGTAGACTCAAAGCTGCTTCCAACGCTCCTTTTACGGAATGCTCTCGTCTTAAATCCATATGTAAAACAATGGCTGAAAAAAAACATTTGGATTTATCAGGACCGCATTGTTTATGTGGGCCATGAACTTCCGAATAGAGCCGAAGAAATTCATACAATTGATTGTGAAGGAAAATACATTGTGCCAGGGTACATCGAACCGCACGCACATCCTTTTCAAATATATAATCCCCAAACGCTGGCGGAATATGTGTCTCAATACGGAACAACGACATTTGTGAATGATAACTTATTTTTGCTTTTACAAAGCGGAAAAAAGAAAGCGCTTACCATTTTAAATGAACTCAAAAAGCAGCCTGTTCAATATTTTTGGTGGTCACGTTATGACCTCCAAACCGAAGTTCTGAACGAGGACCACGTTCTTCCGTTTGATGTCAGAAAGCAGTGGATTGAACATCCGGATGTGATTCAAGGCGGAGAAATGACCGGATGGCCGCGTTTGGTAGATGGTGATGATTTAATGCTTCACTGCATGCAAGCTACAAAGAAGCAGAGAAAACGCATTGAAGGGCATTTTCCCGGCGCTTCAAATAAAACGCTTACAAAAATGAAGCTGTTCGGAGCGGATTGTGATCATGAAGCGATGACAGGTGATGAAGTGATGAGAAGGCTGGAACTGGGCTATTATGTTTCCCTTCGGAACTCTTCCATTCGCCCTGATGTAAGAAAAATCTTGCGGGAGCTGCATGAGAAGGGTTTCCGCTATTATGACCATTTCTTTTACACGACAGACGGCGCGACGCCTAATTTTTATAAAGGCGGCATGACAAACGAGCTGATCCGCATCGCGTTAGAAGAAGGAGTCCCGGCAATCGACGCCTACAATATGGCATCATTTAATATTGCAAAGTATTATCAAATGGATGATTATTTAGGAGTTGTCGGACCGGGAAGGCTGGCATCGTTGAACGTACTAGAAGATCCGTTAAATCCCAATCCCGTGACCGTTCTCTCAAAAGGGGCCATCCTTCGTGAAGATGGCTGTGATTTGAAGGCGTTTACAAAGACGGGCTGGAGCAAAGGCGGTCTTGTCCCGCTTGAGCTTTCATATGATATGACGATGGATGATTTACAGTTTTCCATGCCGATGGGCGTGAAAATGCGGAATGCGGTCATTATGGAGCCGTATATGATTGAGATCGACAATTCGATGGAACAGCTCTCGTTTGACCATGATGAAAGTTATTTGACGATGCTTGACAGACATGGGAAATGGCGTGTCAATACGATGATAAAAGGCTTTGCCTCAAGCGTGCAGGGATTTGTGAGCTCCTTTACGACGACAGGTGATATTGTCGCGATCGGAAAAAATAAAGCGGATATGCTGCTCGCTTTCGCCCGCATGAAAGAGATCGGAGGAGGAATCGTTCTTGCGGAAAACGGGAACATTCTGCATGAAATTCCGCTTGCGCTGTGCGGCTGCGCCTCTTCGGAAGCGTATGAAGACGTGCTGGAGAAGGAACAAAAGCTGAAAGATCTTTTGACTGAAAGAGGTTACGAGTTTTGTGATCCCGTCTATACGCTGCTCTTTTTGCAAAGTACGCACCTTCCGTATATACGCATTACGCCTAGAGGAATCTTCG
Coding sequences:
- the purH gene encoding bifunctional phosphoribosylaminoimidazolecarboxamide formyltransferase/IMP cyclohydrolase, yielding MTIKRALISVSDKTNLVPFVKELTELGVEVISTGGTKRLLQENGVNVIGISEVTGFPEIMDGRLKTLHPNIHGGLLAVRGNEEHMAQINEHGIQPIDLVVVNLYPFKETISKADVTYEEAIENIDIGGPGMLRAASKNHQDVTVIVDPTDYSPVLNQIKEEGGVSLQKKRELAAKVFRHTAAYDALIADYLTDVVGEKEPEQFTVTFEKKQSLRYGENPHQEATFYQTALPVKGSIAQAEQLHGKELSYNNIKDADAAVQIVREFTEPAAVAVKHMNPCGVGTGKTIAEAFDRAFEADKTSIFGGIIALNREVDKATAEALHNIFLEIIIAPSFSQEALDILTAKKNLRLLTLDMTAAAQKEKQLTSVQGGLLIQDLDMHGFDDAEISVPTKREPNEQEWEDLKLAWKVVKHVKSNAIVLAKDNMTVGVGAGQMNRVGSAKIAIEQAGEKAKGSALGSDAYFPMPDTVEEAAKAGVTAIIQPGGSIRDEDSIKKADEYGIAMVFTGIRHFKH
- the purQ gene encoding phosphoribosylformylglycinamidine synthase subunit PurQ, giving the protein MKFAVIVLPGSNCDIDMYHAVKDELGHEAEYVWHEETSLDGFDGVLIPGGFSYGDYLRCGAIARFANIMPAVKQAAAEGKPVLGVCNGFQILQELGLLPGAMRRNKDLKFICRPAELIVQNDETLFTSSYEKGQSITIPVAHGEGNFYCDDDTLASLKENNQIAFTYGSDINGSVSGIAGVVNEKGNVLGMMPHPERAVDELLGSADGLKLFQSIVKNWRETHVTTA
- the purN gene encoding phosphoribosylglycinamide formyltransferase → MKKIAVFASGNGSNFEAIVTCLKEENWDASVSLLVCDKPQAKVIERAETFHIPSFAFEPKSYENKAAFERAIIEQLHLHNVELIVLAGYMRLIGDTLLQAYGGKIINIHPSLLPAFPGIDAVGQAYRAGVKVAGITVHYVDEGMDTGPIIAQKAIEINEHDTLETIEQRIHKLEHKWYPIVIKQLLELNNRGEKA
- the purM gene encoding phosphoribosylformylglycinamidine cyclo-ligase, with amino-acid sequence MSEAYKNAGVDIEAGYEAVKRMKKHVERTKRLGVMGSLGGFGGMFDLSELSYQKPVLISGTDGVGTKLKLAFSMDKHDTIGVDAVAMCVNDVLAQGAEPLFFLDYLAVGKADPVKIEQIVQGVADGCEQSGSALVGGETAEMPGLYTADEYDIAGFSVGVVEKDEIVTGENIEEGHLLIGLSSSGLHSNGFSLVRKVLLDDAELDLDKTYEPFDRRLGEELLEPTRIYVKPVLAAVKSGKVDGMAHVTGGGFIENIPRMLPEGLSAEIDHGSWPIPPIFSFLQEYGKLKEEDMFNVFNMGIGFVLAVKEEHLTDVIETLESHGEKAYLIGRVKQGEGVTFGGAALS
- the purF gene encoding amidophosphoribosyltransferase, which translates into the protein MLAEIKGLNEECGVFGIWGHEEAPQITYYGLHSLQHRGQEGAGIVATDGEKLTAHKGQGLITEVFQNGELSKVKGKGAIGHVRYATAGGGGYENVQPLLFRSQNNGSLALAHNGNLVNATQLKQQLENQGSIFQTSSDTEVLAHLIKRSGHFTLKDQMKNSLSMLKGAYAFLIMTETEMIVALDPNGLRPLSIGMMGDAYVVASETCAFDVVGATYLREVEPGEMLIINDEGMKSERFSMNINRSICSMEYIYFSRPDSNIEGINVHSARKNLGKMLAQESAVEADVVTGVPDSSISAAIGYAEATGIPYELGLIKNRYVGRTFIQPSQALREQGVRMKLSAVRGVVEGKRVVMVDDSIVRGTTSRRIVTMLREAGATEVHVKISSPPIAHPCFYGIDTSTHEELIASSHSVEEIRQEIGADTLSFLSVEGLLKGIGRKYDDSNCGQCLACFTGKYPTEIYQDTVLPHVKEAVLTK
- the purL gene encoding phosphoribosylformylglycinamidine synthase subunit PurL; the encoded protein is MSLLLEPSKEQIKEEKMYQQMGVSDDEFALIESILGRLPNYTEIGIFSVMWSEHCSYKNSKPILRKFPTSGERVLQGPGEGAGIVDIGDNQAVVFKIESHNHPSALEPYQGAATGVGGIIRDVFSMGARPIAVLNSLRFGELTSPRVKYLFEEVVAGIAGYGNCIGIPTVGGEVQFDSSYEGNPLVNAMCVGLINHEDIKKGQAKGVGNTVMYVGAKTGRDGIHGATFASEEMSDSSEDKRSAVQVGDPFMEKLLLEACLEVIQCDALVGIQDMGAAGLTSSSAEMASKAGSGIEMNLDLIPQRETGMTAYEMMLSESQERMLLVIERGREQEIIDIFDKYDLEAVSVGRVTDDKMLRLTHKGEIVCELPVDALAEEAPVYHKPSQEPAYYREFLETDVPAPQIENANETLKALLQQPTIASKEWVYDQYDYMVRTNTVVAPGSDAGVLRIRGTKKALAMTTDCNARYLYLDPEVGGKIAVAEAARNIICSGAEPLAVTDNLNFGNPEKPEIFWQIEKAADGISEACNVLSTPVIGGNVSLYNESNGTAIYPTPVIGMVGLIEDTAHITTQHFKQAGDLVYVIGETKPEFAGSELQKMTEGSIYGKAPQIDLDVELSRQKALLDAIKKGFVQSAHDVSEGGLGVAIAESVMTTENLGANVTVEGEAALLFSESQSRFVVSVKKEHQAAFEATVKDAVHIGEVTADGLLAIQNQDGQQLIHAQTNDLERAWKGAIPCLLKSKA